The following proteins are co-located in the Bosea sp. AS-1 genome:
- a CDS encoding MFS transporter, with protein MFFSQRFSGHGPLLCGLVLTRLIGWGTTFYSPSVLVQALDRELKLNAEIVFGGITILLVTGALVAPAIGRVLDREGTRRSMCVGAIICALGFVVLALAQGPVSYLASWFVIGLGHAMSLANVGNVTVAQLMGERTRRVIGLMMLVTGLASSLFWPLTAILMDAFGWRTTVFIFAAMQIIIVLPIYAAVPRYRGHPTPSEGTPMPISAAETGRVAPGQRRLAFWLTAFAFSASGLVSWGLPLHLITLFQEGGLTQAEAVWIATLGGPATIAARAIDATLGERLPVERVALFGLLLGPLCCLMLPFLPMGLAAAGLFVVLLNAALGVISVARATLPLSLFGRRGFAVMLGQLTVPQNIAFAAAPLLFAVLIERLGADRTLLVSAAIQFLGFFAMLALVRVLSRGNDAHAPAGQ; from the coding sequence TTGTTCTTCTCACAGCGCTTTTCCGGCCATGGCCCCCTGCTTTGCGGGCTGGTTCTGACGCGGCTCATCGGCTGGGGGACGACGTTCTACTCGCCATCGGTGCTGGTCCAGGCGCTCGACCGGGAGCTCAAGCTCAATGCCGAGATCGTCTTCGGCGGCATCACGATCCTGCTCGTGACGGGCGCACTGGTCGCGCCGGCGATCGGACGCGTCCTGGATCGGGAGGGGACACGTCGCTCGATGTGCGTCGGCGCGATCATCTGTGCGCTCGGTTTCGTGGTGCTGGCGCTGGCGCAGGGGCCGGTGAGCTATCTGGCGAGCTGGTTCGTGATCGGGCTCGGCCACGCGATGTCGCTCGCCAATGTCGGCAACGTCACCGTGGCGCAGCTCATGGGCGAGCGGACGCGCCGCGTCATCGGCCTGATGATGCTGGTGACCGGGCTCGCCTCCAGCCTGTTCTGGCCGCTGACGGCAATATTGATGGATGCTTTCGGCTGGCGCACGACAGTGTTCATCTTCGCGGCGATGCAGATCATCATCGTGCTGCCGATCTATGCCGCCGTGCCGCGCTATCGGGGGCACCCGACGCCAAGCGAGGGCACACCGATGCCGATATCCGCTGCCGAGACCGGGCGGGTCGCGCCGGGGCAGCGGCGTCTCGCGTTCTGGCTGACGGCCTTCGCCTTTTCCGCCAGTGGCCTGGTCTCCTGGGGCCTGCCGCTACACTTGATCACGCTCTTCCAGGAGGGCGGGCTGACGCAGGCCGAGGCCGTCTGGATCGCGACCCTGGGCGGCCCGGCGACCATCGCCGCCCGCGCGATCGACGCCACCCTTGGAGAGAGGCTGCCGGTCGAGCGCGTTGCTCTCTTCGGCCTTCTGCTCGGGCCGCTCTGCTGTCTGATGCTACCTTTCCTGCCGATGGGGCTCGCGGCGGCAGGACTCTTCGTCGTGCTGCTCAACGCGGCGCTCGGCGTGATCTCGGTGGCGCGAGCGACACTGCCGCTGTCCCTGTTCGGACGGCGGGGCTTTGCCGTGATGCTGGGCCAGCTCACCGTGCCGCAGAACATCGCCTTTGCGGCGGCACCGCTGCTTTTCGCAGTGCTGATCGAGCGCCTCGGAGCCGACAGGACGCTGCTCGTCTCGGCCGCGATCCAGTTTCTCGGCTTCTTCGCCATGCTCGCGCTGGTCCGGGTGCTGAGCAGGGGAAACGACGCGCACGCGCCGGCCGGGCAGTGA